One segment of Metallosphaera cuprina Ar-4 DNA contains the following:
- a CDS encoding tRNA(Met) cytidine acetyltransferase TmcA, whose amino-acid sequence MKSNELVNLFLDSKKGYFRYLAFIEGPIEYSLEVLREYLKVNNNPSTGYFFHPWIEGSKQRLKGFLNYLPQIVDIDYSSSQKYLGSTFDLVIIDAMDDFRPSYIARAIETVRGGGLALIYSDNIDKGKLYKSTITRDGKVSNLFENMFREEIKKHRGVIYYHNDIHVKPFSSQEVSRPRRSRSGKHPEVAKLCVTDDQVKVLDEIDFILEEGKRLFIVTAPRGRGKSASVGLSLPVIISLSKYPLSIVVTSLNYWSGAEIMKFAEMALRAMKKRFRRNVSRDGKILSLEIGESWIRWLPPDLAKDYHGNIIVMDEAAALGKEFIDYVLRRWEKAVLVTTVHGYEGSGKIFLKVLEAYEKERNAQRLNLEFPIRYSKGDPVEKFLYDVFLLNVNVESGDFQGRIIEVTPESLFNVREKLMRVYGILVTAHYRNTPDDLMVLGDATFQRIFLAENDVGVAQVVEEGGLSDEKVDSLSAGEENLGHLIPQRLVKYSRLREFGKLRGWRVMRIAVVPDLQNRGIGSRILSEIEKEAIREGIDWIGSSFLANYNVVKFWTKNGFIPVYMSTKKNESLGGYSVIVAKALSPEATGLIRNASIFFKDKLLRTLHQVYFNVDPLVITRLLKSTPSIDERFTIPDLYIRKINSYLDGTLPYNAVAEAVHMLGEKYFKELKFTVDDALLAGLVSRTFQGKSWYHAGVSLGKKSAEVEETLRQAIRSILNKYQLN is encoded by the coding sequence ATGAAGTCAAATGAGTTAGTGAACCTTTTCCTCGATTCTAAAAAGGGATACTTCAGATATCTTGCCTTCATCGAAGGCCCAATTGAATACTCTCTTGAGGTTTTACGCGAATATCTGAAAGTTAACAATAACCCGTCAACTGGTTACTTCTTTCACCCTTGGATTGAGGGTAGTAAGCAGAGGTTAAAGGGCTTCCTAAACTATCTCCCTCAAATAGTTGATATTGACTATTCCTCCTCTCAGAAGTATTTGGGTTCAACATTTGACTTGGTCATAATAGACGCAATGGACGATTTTAGACCGTCCTACATAGCTAGAGCAATCGAAACGGTTAGAGGAGGAGGTTTAGCGTTAATATATTCTGATAACATCGACAAGGGTAAATTGTATAAATCCACAATAACGAGAGACGGTAAAGTTAGTAACTTATTTGAAAACATGTTTAGAGAAGAAATAAAGAAACATAGAGGGGTGATATATTACCATAATGATATACATGTAAAGCCCTTCTCTAGCCAGGAGGTTTCAAGGCCAAGAAGATCTAGGTCAGGTAAGCATCCAGAAGTCGCCAAGCTATGTGTTACGGATGATCAAGTAAAGGTCCTAGACGAAATAGATTTCATTTTAGAGGAAGGAAAGAGGTTATTCATTGTTACAGCGCCACGTGGTAGAGGGAAGAGCGCTTCGGTTGGGCTATCGCTTCCGGTTATTATCTCATTAAGTAAATATCCTCTCTCTATCGTTGTGACCTCGCTTAATTATTGGTCTGGAGCTGAAATTATGAAATTCGCTGAGATGGCTCTCAGAGCGATGAAGAAAAGGTTTAGGAGGAACGTGTCTAGGGATGGGAAAATTCTCTCGCTGGAAATTGGTGAGAGTTGGATCAGATGGCTCCCTCCGGACCTGGCCAAAGATTATCATGGGAACATCATCGTTATGGATGAGGCGGCAGCCTTAGGTAAGGAGTTTATAGACTATGTACTCAGGAGATGGGAGAAAGCGGTTTTGGTTACTACTGTCCACGGTTATGAGGGCTCTGGAAAGATCTTCCTAAAGGTACTAGAAGCTTATGAAAAGGAGAGAAACGCTCAAAGGTTAAACCTGGAGTTCCCTATAAGGTATAGCAAAGGGGATCCAGTAGAAAAGTTCCTCTATGACGTTTTCCTGCTTAACGTTAACGTAGAGAGCGGAGATTTCCAAGGGAGAATTATCGAGGTAACTCCGGAATCGCTTTTTAATGTTAGGGAGAAGCTGATGAGAGTTTACGGTATCCTAGTCACGGCTCACTATAGGAACACGCCAGACGACCTTATGGTTTTAGGAGATGCGACCTTTCAAAGGATATTTTTAGCTGAAAATGACGTCGGCGTAGCTCAGGTGGTTGAAGAAGGAGGACTTTCTGATGAAAAAGTTGATTCTCTTTCTGCTGGGGAAGAGAACTTAGGTCATTTGATCCCCCAGAGGTTAGTGAAGTACTCTAGGTTAAGAGAGTTCGGCAAGCTCAGAGGCTGGAGAGTGATGAGGATAGCAGTGGTCCCCGATCTTCAGAACAGGGGAATAGGTTCTAGAATTCTATCTGAAATCGAAAAGGAGGCAATCCGAGAGGGGATAGACTGGATAGGTTCCTCTTTCCTGGCCAACTATAACGTTGTTAAGTTTTGGACAAAGAACGGATTCATTCCGGTCTATATGTCCACAAAGAAAAACGAGAGCTTAGGAGGTTATTCAGTGATAGTTGCGAAAGCGCTAAGCCCTGAGGCTACAGGTTTAATTAGAAACGCGTCAATCTTTTTTAAAGATAAACTATTGAGAACACTACATCAGGTTTACTTCAACGTAGATCCACTTGTTATTACGAGATTACTAAAATCCACACCTTCAATCGATGAGAGATTTACCATTCCTGATCTTTATATCAGGAAGATCAACTCCTACTTAGATGGCACTTTACCTTATAACGCAGTAGCTGAGGCAGTTCACATGCTAGGTGAGAAGTACTTTAAGGAATTGAAGTTCACGGTAGATGACGCCCTTTTGGCTGGGTTAGTCTCTCGAACTTTTCAGGGTAAGAGCTGGTATCACGCGGGCGTCTCTTTAGGGAAAAAGAGTGCCGAGGTAGAGGAAACATTAAGGCAAGCTATACGCTCAATCTTGAATAAATATCAATTAAATTAG
- a CDS encoding winged helix-turn-helix transcriptional regulator, whose protein sequence is MESVSRDEQNKTVCPIVETIKIIGTEARLLVLRYLFEGPKGFNQLLKESGLSSKTLSSTLKFMEETGIVERRIVSTRPFKVEYVLTAKGKELEGVFKMMGDWGKKWAVNQN, encoded by the coding sequence ATGGAGTCAGTTTCACGTGATGAACAAAACAAAACCGTATGTCCTATAGTAGAGACAATAAAGATTATAGGGACTGAGGCCAGATTGCTGGTTTTAAGATATCTCTTTGAAGGTCCAAAGGGATTCAATCAACTTCTAAAGGAATCTGGGCTGAGTTCGAAGACCCTTTCGTCGACGCTAAAGTTTATGGAGGAGACTGGGATCGTAGAAAGGAGGATAGTTAGCACCCGACCTTTCAAAGTAGAATACGTTTTAACGGCCAAGGGTAAGGAACTGGAGGGAGTTTTTAAAATGATGGGAGACTGGGGTAAAAAGTGGGCCGTCAATCAAAACTAG
- a CDS encoding pirin family protein: protein MTFPGTSKIRKALEIIRGRYTIDGAGVKLYRVFGGPSTTELTDPFLLLDFFGSKDPKDYVAGFPWHPHRGIETVTYMLKGRVKHEDSTGNKGVIDTGDIQWMTAGSGIYHQEMPEVSPDGEMRGFQLWLNIPREKKMIKPKYRNLRKDGIPETVLDNGVRVKVVVGTAGDLVGPIKDTLVDAQYLDVYIPPETTFMHNIKQGYTSLVYAFSGEGIADPSGQKLIREGELAVYGRDGELISIRAKEKPLRILVLSGRPLEEPIAWYGPIVMNYEYEIREAFRELADGTFIKSTADTVDYE, encoded by the coding sequence ATGACCTTTCCAGGTACAAGTAAGATTAGAAAAGCCCTTGAAATAATCAGGGGGCGTTATACCATAGACGGAGCTGGGGTAAAGCTGTATAGAGTTTTTGGTGGGCCCAGTACAACAGAATTAACCGATCCTTTCCTACTTCTTGATTTCTTTGGCTCAAAAGATCCTAAAGACTATGTGGCTGGATTTCCTTGGCACCCTCATAGGGGAATCGAAACTGTTACTTACATGTTAAAGGGTAGAGTAAAACATGAAGATAGCACAGGAAATAAGGGAGTGATAGATACGGGAGATATACAATGGATGACTGCAGGGTCAGGAATATATCACCAGGAGATGCCAGAGGTTAGTCCTGACGGTGAAATGAGAGGATTCCAGCTATGGCTTAACATTCCTAGAGAGAAGAAAATGATTAAACCTAAGTATAGAAATCTTAGAAAAGACGGAATACCAGAGACTGTGCTAGATAACGGGGTCAGAGTAAAGGTAGTCGTTGGAACTGCTGGAGATCTTGTGGGTCCGATTAAGGACACATTAGTGGACGCTCAATACCTGGACGTATATATACCTCCTGAGACTACTTTCATGCATAACATCAAACAAGGCTACACCTCGCTAGTATACGCCTTCTCAGGAGAAGGGATAGCTGATCCCAGCGGACAAAAACTCATAAGGGAAGGAGAACTAGCCGTATACGGCAGAGACGGAGAACTTATATCTATTAGAGCCAAGGAAAAACCTTTAAGAATACTAGTTCTCTCTGGAAGACCTTTGGAAGAGCCCATAGCTTGGTACGGACCGATAGTAATGAACTACGAGTACGAAATCAGGGAGGCCTTCAGGGAACTCGCGGATGGTACTTTTATTAAGAGTACTGCCGATACGGTAGATTATGAATAA
- a CDS encoding Zn-ribbon domain-containing OB-fold protein, whose translation MEVEKYVYTLGMDGEEFLLGLKKGKILGRKCPKCGRVYVPPRMYCEDCFRQNDSYVEVSEPYLDSFTVIYYDDEGNKLESPLVIGLVRFRNAKGGLLAIVDGVPDIGKNVEILEYDIPLRVKVS comes from the coding sequence ATGGAGGTAGAGAAGTACGTGTACACTCTAGGTATGGATGGTGAAGAGTTCTTACTTGGGTTGAAAAAGGGTAAGATCTTGGGGAGGAAGTGTCCCAAGTGTGGAAGAGTCTACGTCCCACCTAGGATGTACTGTGAGGATTGCTTTAGGCAAAACGATAGCTACGTTGAGGTTAGCGAACCTTATTTAGATAGCTTTACAGTTATCTACTATGACGATGAGGGGAACAAACTGGAAAGTCCATTGGTTATAGGGTTAGTTAGATTCAGAAACGCTAAAGGAGGTCTATTGGCGATAGTAGATGGGGTGCCTGATATTGGTAAAAACGTTGAAATTCTTGAATACGATATCCCACTTAGAGTTAAAGTTTCATAA
- a CDS encoding MFS transporter, whose protein sequence is MDILDKVDKVEWTKTHTLLFTSLILGFFMWGTIGTIAPLLYPSVNNVFFILAPILATLAGTLIFPRISDRRYGRKKTFMITMSMYGAGALIIGIISVLSIVTRTSLTSPLMLVPLTVGIVLGVLGVEGEVPVMLSYAAEMMPLRRREQILILAPNFDNVGAMIASAVVILSSSLGPSVELLTLSLTALIGLLFLALVRFRLPESVRWLYSKGKIEQAKAEILKLGEKTEDIQEKEKVRKVSLFSRYWFLVAIGISQYLTYGLMAYYIGDFYFPSLENYIVLIANVGASAAGFLAGFLINYVKSKMFSLFSFLGGTVTMIAILLTIDSITYDMTLFYGLLLLNMAFSEFGWAVRTIYEPLILPNNNRAFLIGLVRVFPITLNSISVYFLSFSNSPVVYVLYNTGLWALGAIASILWYYKGYDVNLTPIEVSSQSKVLS, encoded by the coding sequence ATGGATATCCTGGATAAAGTCGATAAAGTAGAATGGACCAAAACTCACACTCTACTCTTCACTTCTCTTATCTTAGGATTCTTCATGTGGGGAACTATAGGCACCATTGCACCTCTATTATATCCGTCTGTCAATAACGTCTTCTTCATTTTAGCCCCAATCTTAGCCACCCTAGCTGGAACGCTCATTTTCCCTCGTATATCAGACAGGAGGTATGGAAGGAAGAAAACCTTCATGATCACAATGTCAATGTATGGAGCTGGAGCTCTTATTATAGGGATTATATCTGTATTATCGATAGTAACTAGGACATCGCTAACTTCTCCGCTGATGTTAGTTCCCCTCACTGTAGGGATAGTCCTGGGGGTCCTAGGTGTAGAAGGGGAAGTACCTGTTATGTTATCTTATGCTGCCGAAATGATGCCGTTAAGGAGAAGAGAGCAGATCCTTATACTTGCTCCTAACTTCGATAACGTGGGAGCTATGATAGCCTCAGCTGTCGTTATACTATCCTCCTCCCTAGGTCCGTCAGTGGAGCTATTGACCCTGTCCTTAACCGCTCTAATTGGACTGTTGTTCTTAGCTCTAGTCAGGTTCAGGCTTCCAGAGTCAGTTCGTTGGCTTTACTCAAAGGGGAAGATAGAGCAGGCTAAAGCTGAGATCTTAAAGCTAGGAGAGAAGACAGAAGACATTCAGGAAAAGGAGAAAGTAAGGAAAGTGAGCCTTTTTTCAAGATACTGGTTTCTAGTTGCTATTGGTATATCCCAATACTTAACCTATGGACTGATGGCGTACTATATAGGAGATTTCTACTTCCCTAGCTTGGAAAATTACATAGTGTTGATCGCTAACGTTGGGGCCAGCGCAGCAGGTTTCTTAGCTGGGTTCTTAATAAACTATGTAAAGAGCAAGATGTTCTCTCTGTTCTCCTTTTTAGGAGGTACAGTCACTATGATAGCTATCCTTTTGACGATAGACTCAATCACGTATGACATGACGTTGTTTTATGGGCTTCTTCTGCTGAACATGGCTTTCAGTGAGTTCGGATGGGCAGTACGAACCATTTATGAACCATTGATCTTACCAAATAATAACAGGGCTTTCTTAATAGGGCTAGTAAGGGTGTTCCCTATAACGCTTAACTCTATCTCCGTATACTTCCTTAGTTTCTCTAACTCCCCAGTAGTTTACGTATTGTACAATACTGGGCTATGGGCTCTTGGGGCAATCGCGTCAATCCTTTGGTACTATAAAGGATACGACGTTAACCTAACTCCAATAGAGGTGTCGTCACAAAGTAAAGTGCTTTCCTAA
- a CDS encoding AMP-binding protein has protein sequence MSWKPDKDWLEESNIGRWTIERGQSLSQFEESTWSKPEVFWEEFLNEIRLNFRDRPYKILDLSLGKKWSKWFVGSKLNVTDQLEDSSRTMVASMNEEGEVKELSSHQVLSWSKSISSWLKRVGLTRGDRVAVYMPMTAEIVPIILGIVRAGMVVVPLFSGYGIEPIRVRVNDSGAKAIFTVDNYTRKGKTIESFRNVDELNVIKIAIKNYHELKDYYDFKEVIKEGGDGYEITESESPLMIIYTSGTTGKPKGCVHVHGGFPIKAAADMYFHFDVRKDETVTWISDMGWMMGPWLLFGSLLLRAKISLLDGYASPEAIDGLINTTNVKILGLSASLIRNLRSASPDMKVNVRIVGNTGEPIDPESWKWILQASDAPLINYSGGTEISGGILGNYVIKEMKPSSFNGQSPGIRADIFDEEGKSSPPFKEGELVILSVWPGMTRGFWMDPERYISTYWSKWEEVWVHGDLAMRDEDGYFFIIGRSDDVIKTSGKRIGPGEIEFVLNSHPYVIESACVGIPDPLKGERIVCFAIPKGLKEGLEAELLEFLERKLGKAIAPSSVKLVPELPKTRNAKIMRRLIRNAILGKDLGDTSSLENPGSLDFIKRTFT, from the coding sequence ATGAGCTGGAAACCCGACAAGGATTGGTTAGAGGAGAGCAACATAGGTAGATGGACCATAGAGAGGGGACAGAGCTTATCGCAATTTGAGGAGTCAACCTGGAGTAAGCCGGAAGTTTTTTGGGAAGAATTTCTAAATGAGATTCGACTCAATTTCAGGGACAGGCCTTACAAGATCTTAGATCTTTCTCTTGGGAAAAAGTGGTCCAAATGGTTCGTAGGTTCGAAGCTTAATGTAACGGACCAACTCGAGGATTCCTCTCGAACCATGGTAGCATCAATGAATGAAGAGGGAGAAGTTAAGGAGTTGTCAAGTCATCAAGTGCTCAGCTGGTCTAAGTCAATATCAAGTTGGCTCAAGAGAGTGGGATTAACTAGGGGAGATAGAGTCGCAGTGTACATGCCTATGACTGCTGAAATCGTCCCCATAATTCTAGGCATAGTTAGAGCTGGAATGGTTGTTGTTCCTCTGTTCTCAGGTTATGGAATCGAACCAATAAGGGTTAGAGTTAACGACAGCGGTGCCAAGGCAATATTCACTGTAGATAATTACACCCGAAAGGGGAAAACGATTGAGTCCTTTAGGAACGTCGATGAGCTCAACGTCATAAAGATTGCAATTAAAAATTACCATGAGTTAAAGGACTATTACGATTTTAAGGAGGTTATAAAGGAGGGAGGAGACGGATATGAGATCACGGAGTCTGAAAGTCCTCTCATGATAATTTACACTTCAGGTACTACAGGAAAACCTAAGGGATGCGTTCACGTCCATGGCGGATTTCCGATAAAGGCTGCAGCCGATATGTATTTTCACTTTGACGTTAGGAAGGATGAGACGGTTACGTGGATTTCAGATATGGGCTGGATGATGGGACCTTGGCTTTTGTTCGGATCTCTTCTGCTCAGGGCTAAAATATCATTACTTGATGGGTACGCTTCACCGGAGGCCATTGACGGATTGATAAACACAACAAACGTTAAAATTCTTGGGCTCTCGGCTAGCTTAATAAGAAACCTTAGGTCCGCTAGCCCAGATATGAAAGTCAACGTGAGGATTGTGGGTAATACAGGCGAACCGATTGACCCAGAGAGTTGGAAATGGATTTTACAGGCTTCAGACGCGCCGTTAATAAACTACTCAGGTGGAACCGAGATATCCGGAGGGATCCTTGGAAACTACGTAATAAAGGAAATGAAACCTTCCTCCTTTAATGGGCAATCTCCCGGAATAAGGGCTGATATCTTCGATGAGGAAGGTAAATCTTCGCCTCCCTTTAAGGAAGGGGAGTTAGTAATACTAAGCGTATGGCCAGGAATGACCAGAGGGTTCTGGATGGATCCTGAGAGATACATATCCACGTACTGGTCCAAGTGGGAAGAAGTTTGGGTACACGGAGATCTAGCCATGAGAGATGAAGACGGGTACTTCTTTATAATTGGGAGAAGTGATGATGTAATAAAGACTTCAGGGAAGAGGATCGGTCCAGGGGAGATAGAGTTTGTACTTAATTCACATCCTTATGTTATAGAAAGCGCGTGTGTGGGGATACCTGACCCGCTAAAAGGGGAGAGGATAGTTTGCTTCGCAATACCAAAAGGACTAAAGGAAGGACTGGAAGCCGAGTTGCTAGAATTCTTAGAGCGTAAACTTGGTAAGGCTATAGCTCCCTCCTCAGTAAAGCTAGTACCAGAGCTGCCTAAAACAAGGAACGCAAAGATCATGAGAAGGCTTATCAGAAACGCGATACTAGGGAAGGACTTGGGGGACACATCCTCACTAGAAAATCCTGGATCTCTAGATTTCATAAAAAGAACGTTTACCTAA
- a CDS encoding 2-hydroxyacid dehydrogenase has product MESYKVLVTRKLPGPWIDSLKEIAEVEVWDGSESPPRTWIMSRIKDKDGVLVTLSERIDKEIIDVSSKLKVISTYSVGFDHIDVHYAKSKGIKVTYTPEVLTDATADLIFGLIITVARRIVEGDNLIRSGKWNVPWNPEFMLGKEVSHSVLGIIGMGRIGRAVLKRAKGFDMNVIYYSRRPHDVEAKFVDLDTLLANSDFVVITVDLNSETYHFIDYAKISKMKRTAFIINASRGAVIKQDDLVRALSEGKIAGAALDVFEQEPLPQTNPLTKFPNVVLTPHLGSATRETREKMAMIAVTNLVKCLKGESPLYEVK; this is encoded by the coding sequence TTGGAGTCGTATAAGGTGTTGGTAACTAGGAAGTTGCCTGGGCCCTGGATTGACTCGCTTAAGGAAATAGCAGAGGTTGAGGTATGGGATGGGAGCGAATCGCCGCCTAGAACTTGGATCATGTCAAGGATCAAAGATAAGGACGGAGTTTTAGTAACTTTGAGCGAGAGGATTGATAAGGAGATCATAGACGTTTCAAGCAAATTGAAAGTCATAAGCACATATAGCGTAGGCTTTGATCACATTGACGTGCATTACGCTAAGAGTAAAGGAATCAAGGTAACCTACACTCCAGAGGTCTTAACTGACGCTACCGCGGATCTCATTTTCGGATTAATTATCACGGTAGCTAGGAGGATAGTCGAGGGAGACAATTTAATAAGATCGGGTAAGTGGAACGTTCCTTGGAACCCTGAGTTCATGTTGGGTAAGGAGGTTAGTCATAGCGTACTTGGAATAATAGGCATGGGTAGAATAGGTAGAGCTGTGTTGAAAAGGGCGAAGGGTTTCGACATGAACGTCATCTATTATAGTAGGAGGCCTCATGATGTTGAGGCCAAGTTCGTAGACTTAGATACTTTATTGGCTAACTCTGACTTCGTTGTAATTACGGTTGATCTAAATAGCGAGACATATCATTTCATTGACTATGCTAAAATTTCAAAGATGAAAAGGACGGCGTTCATTATAAACGCGTCCAGAGGAGCGGTGATAAAACAAGACGATTTAGTGAGAGCTCTGTCGGAAGGAAAGATAGCAGGAGCAGCACTAGACGTGTTTGAGCAGGAACCATTACCTCAGACAAATCCGTTGACTAAATTCCCCAACGTAGTGTTAACACCTCATCTGGGAAGTGCAACCCGAGAAACTAGAGAAAAAATGGCCATGATAGCTGTCACCAACCTGGTGAAGTGCCTGAAGGGAGAGAGTCCACTTTATGAAGTCAAATGA
- a CDS encoding Zn-ribbon domain-containing OB-fold protein, translating into MVHSLKEGEIKQHPVVEYKPEAKYSYTAGQALSQFLLGLKKGKILGRKCPKCGRVYVPPRMYCEDCFYPTSKWVEVKDEGIVMTAVASFISWTRDRLEEPEIVGTIRLLPSSAKDYVYPGLFHRICCSFDDVKSMNIFGKRVKAKWKPENEREGSINDIECFEVI; encoded by the coding sequence ATGGTTCATTCGTTAAAAGAAGGAGAAATTAAGCAACACCCTGTTGTAGAGTACAAGCCTGAGGCCAAGTATTCCTACACTGCTGGTCAGGCCTTGAGCCAGTTCTTACTTGGGTTGAAAAAGGGTAAGATCTTGGGGAGGAAGTGTCCCAAGTGTGGAAGAGTCTACGTCCCACCTAGGATGTACTGTGAGGATTGCTTTTATCCCACTTCAAAGTGGGTGGAGGTCAAAGATGAGGGAATAGTTATGACAGCCGTGGCTAGTTTCATCTCGTGGACTAGAGACAGACTGGAAGAGCCGGAAATAGTTGGTACTATCAGGTTACTTCCTTCTTCAGCCAAAGATTACGTTTACCCTGGTCTGTTCCATAGAATTTGCTGTTCGTTTGATGATGTTAAGAGCATGAACATATTTGGCAAGAGAGTTAAGGCTAAATGGAAGCCAGAGAACGAAAGGGAAGGTAGCATAAATGACATAGAGTGCTTCGAGGTGATCTAG
- a CDS encoding MFS transporter — MTIAARSTNNMVTTTVGPLSKYELGFSNSLVGVVTGLMFVATLFATSYLNPSLKSSTRRKVFIVSNLAILALLPLFYLSNSFTIWIFSALIGLAFGLVMPNLITAASLVEDRKTAERLLAIYSASLSVSLILGPLYETLILSKFQYNFVFLAFIPIAVIAFILSWTVRFPDTDKEISGSRALRNKGLSSSILAITTYNVPFAAITAFLTILAIERFHVPNDLAYSAYIPFFTLSFLTRLYMSIRPFKSLRVPMLISVLITMITLAGTIVSPSYSAFLLLMALLGIPHGSVFPMSTIMIQRATSKEERNAVNSYFLAYNNFLFIAVPAVVGYLSEIIGLPLTFSLLTVPVVITSVVFFMKFWNDEILTAQSLK; from the coding sequence ATGACGATAGCTGCTAGGTCTACAAACAATATGGTGACTACTACAGTAGGACCCTTATCAAAATACGAACTAGGGTTCTCAAATTCTCTTGTCGGTGTAGTTACAGGCTTGATGTTCGTTGCAACCCTATTCGCCACGTCATATCTTAATCCTAGCCTCAAGTCATCTACAAGAAGAAAGGTTTTCATAGTCTCCAACTTGGCTATTCTTGCGTTACTTCCGCTCTTTTATCTATCTAACAGCTTTACCATATGGATTTTCTCAGCATTGATTGGTCTAGCGTTTGGGTTAGTAATGCCAAATCTAATCACTGCTGCCTCTTTAGTGGAAGATAGAAAAACTGCAGAAAGGCTGCTAGCTATTTACTCTGCTAGCCTTAGCGTAAGCCTAATACTTGGTCCTCTTTATGAGACCTTGATTTTAAGTAAGTTTCAATACAATTTCGTATTTCTGGCTTTCATTCCGATTGCGGTTATAGCATTCATACTATCGTGGACAGTAAGGTTTCCCGATACGGATAAGGAGATAAGCGGTTCGAGAGCTTTAAGAAACAAAGGATTATCGTCCTCGATACTTGCGATTACTACTTACAACGTCCCTTTCGCAGCTATTACCGCTTTCCTCACTATACTAGCTATTGAGAGGTTCCACGTCCCTAACGATCTGGCATATTCAGCGTACATACCTTTCTTTACATTGTCCTTTTTAACGAGGCTGTACATGAGTATAAGACCTTTCAAATCCCTTAGGGTACCTATGCTCATCTCTGTCTTAATAACTATGATTACGTTAGCAGGTACAATAGTCTCTCCATCCTACTCAGCGTTTCTGTTATTGATGGCACTACTAGGGATACCTCACGGATCCGTCTTTCCTATGTCAACCATAATGATCCAAAGGGCGACATCTAAGGAGGAGAGGAACGCTGTCAATTCGTATTTTCTGGCGTATAACAATTTCCTCTTCATAGCAGTTCCAGCCGTAGTTGGCTATCTCTCTGAAATAATCGGATTACCGTTAACCTTCAGCTTACTAACTGTGCCTGTAGTTATAACCAGTGTCGTCTTCTTCATGAAGTTTTGGAACGATGAAATTCTTACAGCTCAAAGTCTTAAATAA
- a CDS encoding PaaI family thioesterase: MKFHSLKDLQLYLEEGDPVFRMLEAKIISIEENRAIVQVPYKHEITRRGGVLNGGMIMTVMDFTGGIVVASVNDGDDQVTQELKVNFLEPMYKGPFICQAKIIRKGNTAVVVDIEFTDSENKLGAKGLGTWYIIRGRKIKLA; encoded by the coding sequence ATGAAATTTCATTCGCTTAAAGATTTACAGTTATATTTAGAAGAAGGGGATCCAGTGTTCAGAATGCTAGAAGCTAAGATAATATCCATTGAAGAAAACAGAGCTATCGTACAGGTTCCATACAAACATGAGATAACTAGGAGAGGCGGGGTTCTTAACGGAGGGATGATAATGACCGTTATGGACTTCACCGGAGGTATAGTTGTAGCTAGCGTTAACGATGGTGATGACCAGGTGACACAAGAGTTAAAGGTGAATTTCCTGGAGCCTATGTATAAAGGCCCTTTCATCTGTCAAGCCAAGATAATAAGAAAGGGAAATACTGCAGTTGTAGTTGATATAGAGTTTACCGACAGCGAGAATAAGTTGGGAGCAAAGGGATTAGGAACTTGGTACATCATAAGGGGAAGGAAAATAAAGCTAGCCTAG
- a CDS encoding putative metallopeptidase codes for MLFYSKLRFTIAEDVRKMAATLNTSLAMGIDLSKIEFIRSSGSRSRAYARTFSLPSQWRFVLNTEKFYIVEVISERFDNLTCYDKVYVVTHELMHIPRGMTGGLRNHSFKGFKRIRSMLSKTDVSDLC; via the coding sequence ATGTTATTTTATTCTAAGTTGCGGTTCACCATTGCGGAAGACGTTAGGAAAATGGCAGCAACTCTAAACACTAGCTTAGCTATGGGAATAGATTTGAGTAAAATCGAGTTCATAAGGAGCAGCGGCTCTCGATCCAGAGCTTACGCTAGGACCTTTTCCTTGCCGAGCCAATGGAGATTCGTTTTAAATACTGAAAAATTCTATATTGTAGAAGTAATATCGGAAAGATTCGATAACTTAACATGTTATGATAAAGTCTATGTAGTGACTCACGAGTTGATGCACATACCAAGAGGTATGACAGGGGGACTTAGGAATCACAGCTTTAAAGGGTTTAAAAGGATAAGGTCAATGCTGTCTAAGACTGATGTCTCTGACCTTTGCTAG